A single window of Fibrobacter sp. UWR2 DNA harbors:
- a CDS encoding CsgG/HfaB family protein yields the protein MRKVWLTAIAATAFVLVSCAASGPHVDAFKRAEAAYNNGKDDKAIEEALKALKIKPDYQPAIDFLNKTFDDVIAAKNDTIAMFKKRDDPNPKRWDKIVYMEERKAEYAKQLKLIARRNDKLKLSVDVDPNDIKVARDSAAASHYAAGLEKMNERGKAAQQVAAVHFRKAFTYHADYEDSKQLYAECKKRGTIRVAVDPFNNDYSGRMDAALIAELQKNREASEFLQFLTRADLDRVLEEQTLASSGDFQNSEGEDMMGKLRSAEFLIAGSIEKYVCSDDEKGVERDRQEKENSARVKIGSHQECEIMKNGKRRCYNVSDYDNVYATIITDSLTKKASTSGAIQILDFATGEIKKKADVRVGVLSSGIVAGCSGDPRAFKPICKHTEITLRSCSEMADQMTVDFARKAVKEIIDFTKSFLK from the coding sequence ATGAGAAAAGTTTGGCTTACTGCGATTGCAGCAACGGCATTTGTCCTGGTTTCGTGTGCCGCTTCTGGCCCTCACGTCGATGCCTTCAAGCGTGCCGAGGCCGCCTACAACAATGGCAAGGATGACAAGGCTATTGAGGAAGCGCTCAAGGCTCTGAAAATCAAGCCCGACTACCAGCCCGCTATCGACTTCCTGAACAAGACCTTCGACGATGTGATTGCGGCGAAGAACGATACGATTGCCATGTTCAAGAAGCGCGACGATCCGAACCCCAAGCGCTGGGATAAGATTGTCTATATGGAAGAACGGAAGGCGGAATATGCAAAGCAGCTCAAGCTGATTGCCCGCCGTAACGACAAACTCAAGCTGAGTGTGGATGTCGACCCGAACGATATCAAGGTGGCTCGTGATAGCGCCGCCGCATCGCACTATGCCGCGGGCCTCGAGAAAATGAATGAGCGTGGCAAGGCGGCCCAGCAGGTAGCCGCAGTACACTTCCGTAAGGCGTTCACCTACCACGCCGATTACGAGGATTCCAAGCAACTCTATGCCGAATGCAAGAAGAGGGGAACCATACGCGTGGCCGTAGATCCCTTCAATAACGACTACAGCGGCCGCATGGATGCCGCCCTGATTGCTGAACTCCAGAAGAACAGGGAAGCCTCTGAATTCCTCCAGTTCCTGACCCGTGCTGACCTCGACCGCGTCCTCGAGGAGCAGACTCTCGCTTCTTCGGGCGACTTCCAGAATAGCGAGGGCGAAGACATGATGGGCAAGCTCCGTAGTGCGGAGTTCCTCATAGCGGGCTCTATCGAGAAGTACGTTTGCTCTGACGACGAGAAGGGGGTGGAACGTGATCGGCAGGAGAAGGAAAATTCCGCCCGCGTGAAGATCGGAAGCCACCAGGAATGCGAGATTATGAAAAACGGCAAGCGCCGCTGCTACAACGTGAGCGATTACGATAACGTCTATGCGACCATCATTACGGACTCGCTTACGAAGAAGGCCTCCACATCCGGTGCAATCCAGATTCTCGACTTCGCGACTGGCGAAATCAAGAAAAAGGCCGATGTACGTGTTGGCGTATTGTCTTCGGGAATCGTGGCTGGTTGCTCCGGTGACCCGCGCGCTTTCAAGCCTATCTGCAAGCATACCGAAATCACGCTCCGTTCCTGCAGCGAGATGGCCGACCAGATGACGGTCGACTTTGCGCGGAAGGCAGTCAAGGAAATAATCGATTTCACGAAAAGTTTCTTGAAGTGA